A section of the Chryseobacterium scophthalmum genome encodes:
- the tnpA gene encoding IS200/IS605 family transposase, translated as MPNTYTQVYIQLVFATKGRDNKIINSVRDEIEKYICGIFNNKGQKVLAIYANPDHVHIFFSYKNLQITISDLVKTVKTESTNFINEKKLCLNHFGWQQGYGAFSYAKSQKEQVVNYILNQELHHKKKTFKEEYIEFLNAFEIEFQEQYLFEFYD; from the coding sequence ATGCCAAACACATACACACAAGTTTATATTCAACTTGTCTTTGCCACAAAAGGTAGAGACAATAAAATTATAAATTCTGTTCGTGATGAAATTGAAAAATATATTTGTGGTATTTTCAATAATAAAGGGCAAAAAGTTTTGGCTATTTATGCGAATCCGGATCATGTTCACATCTTTTTTAGTTATAAAAATTTGCAAATTACTATCTCAGATCTGGTGAAAACCGTCAAAACAGAATCAACAAATTTTATCAATGAAAAAAAGCTATGTCTAAATCACTTTGGGTGGCAACAAGGTTATGGTGCATTTTCTTACGCAAAAAGTCAGAAAGAGCAAGTTGTAAATTATATTTTAAACCAAGAATTACATCATAAAAAGAAAACTTTTAAAGAAGAATATATAGAATTTTTAAATGCTTTTGAAATTGAATTTCAGGAACAGTATTTGTTTGAATTTTACGA